ACTGCACGGCACGCACAGCCGATGGAGATGGCCGACCACCTGCAGCTGCAACAACGAGTGTCGCCGCCCCACCACCGGCCCTCCCGTGCTGCCACGAAGTCCCGGACACGTGTACTGCCTGCCTCCGTGCTACTGCTACAGCTACAGCGAGATGGACCCTGAACTTCGAACCGGATTCAGACTGAACTAATACGCCAAGGTTTGAGGGAGCGGTCGCATCTCTGTTTCACTTTCACGCAGATTAGCTTTCGGACAGAACGCACATTAGCACTGACAAATCACAGGCAGTAACAACAAGAACAAGATTGCGAGCTGCAATCCATTCCAACCAGATCCAGCACCAACATCGATGACACACCAACCCAAACATTCACAAGGACCATACTAATCTAATCTAAAACTCCTGGGAAGCGGAGCCGATGTCGCCCTTGCCCTTGCCGGCCTTCTTGGGGAGCAGCGTGGTGTGGATGCTGGGCAGCACCCCGCCGGCGGCGATGGTGACCGAGCCCAgcagacggctcagctcctcgtcGTTGCGCACCGCCAGCTGGATGTGGCGCGGCACGATGCGGTTCTTCTTGTTGTCCCGCGCCGCGTTGCCGGCGAGCTCCAGGGTCTGAATCAGAGAAACAAGAAACTGTGAGATTGAGGAACAGTGCGCGCGGGGAACAGAGTTACAAGAAAAGGGGGAAAGGAGGAGCCGGGGAGAGGACGCGTACCTCTGCGGCGAGGTACTCAAGGACGGCGGCGAGGTAGACGGGGGCGCCGGCGCCGACGCGCTGCGCGTACTTGCCGACCTTGAGGTACCTGGCGACGCGGCCGACGGGGAACTGGAGGCCGGCCTTGGACGACCGGGACACGGACTTCGCGGTGGCTGCGGGCTTCGCCTTGCCCCTCCCACTGCCGGCAATGGCCATCTTCGGATTCGCGGTGTACGGTGGAGGCGCTGGTGCGGTTGTCGGAGCAGAGATGGCCGGGATCTGGGAGATGGCGGAGGGCGCAGGGTGTGCTTGAGATGGTTGAGCAGAGGGGGCGGTGTTAAATTATAAAGAGAAGGGGAGGCGGCTCGTGATTGGTTGGGAGGGCGAGGCCGCGGATCGGTGACGTGGAGGGCGGAGGCAGAAACTTCTGTTCGGGTTTGGCGCGGATTGGGAATTTTGGGTGACGGGAAATTTTGCAGAAGTAACTAAATGAGGGAAATCGTCCATCCGATGCTAGCCGTCTGTCGGACAGGTCTCCTGCCGTCCGTTTCAGAGCCGATGCATCCAGCGGCCAGCGACATCGGTTTAGGCTGATGCCAGAATAACCCACAAACGAGAAAATTTGGATCAGCATCCCCTGCCCGTGATGTAGCCATGTACTAGTTCACTTGATTTGGTTCCAAGTTATTTATTAGTCTCGATAAGGTTTTCTCCAAACTCTAGATCAGTTTCAAGTTCTATCTTTTTATTTTGTCGGGGAGATCAGTTTCGAGTTTCATTGAGTGAAAAGTGCTTCACTGATGCGAGGTCTGCTACATGGAGACAGAGCAGTCCATCGGTGCAGAGTCATTTTTTGTTTTCTCGCACTAACAACCATGTAGCCAAGGCAACCTTGGTGGCTTTTGATTCTACATCCCCTTGTGGATAGCGAAGGCGATGTACAACCAAACATTCAGGGATAATGACACAACGTAGATGCACCGCTGAGTACTACAAACTAATCATTTTCTAATTCCTCCCAGATCTAACTAACATAtttgtgtgtgtgcgcgcgcgcgcgtggcCCAATATATGTTCTGTATTTGCTTAAAACATGACTTTGGAAATAAAATGAGTAGAATTGTCTTAAATactatccaccatgaccagctaACTCGAACATAACTAATGTTGGCATACCGGATGAatatctttctttttctccttctTGGTATGTAATCACTATGAACCACGTTGCTGGGAACCATATATATATGCACGCCCACTTGATGGGGAGGTCAACAAAAATAATGCCATGACAACTCATCGACGAGGTGGGTGGCGACTAGTCATTGGTTTGTTGTACTTTTTGTTTAGGTTTGCTTGAGTTTGTACAATAGCTTTTTCAACCAAGTGAGCTTCTTGTACTTGGTTGATACTAACACTAGTGCAAATATGGTCATCATACACACTTAAAAAATCTATCACACATGCAATTGTGATTAAACATCACCTTGTGATGTTTTGTGATAGATATTGTCGGGTAGTTTTTTTTCCTGTATATCAGGTGCTCTAACGTTACAAAACAACACCTACTTGCATAAAACAATATCCCATCTGCTTTCATGAAGCCCATATGCAATTATTTGTATCTCGGCCCACTTGTTGCACGACTGAGCCAACGCATAACTAATTTCAGCAGACTCTCTACTCAGAGAAAACTTGTCCCACATCGGTGAGCTAAGGGTGAGGGATCCAACatataagagcatctacagccgagCCCTTATATTGCCCCTATATGTCCAGGCAGAAGGCACGATCAGTGACCGATCAAGAAATAATGACCCAACCGGCCCCTCAAACCGGCCCTATACGTCCGGGTTGActggcacccctcatatccaccCCTTACCTGGGGCGAATATGGGGAGTCCCGGGCGCGTCCATCATGTCGGACCTGACAGACCGAGCCCACCCCAGATTTCAACAAATTTCCCCCGACCTAGCCGGACCTGCCCTtttcctctcctctattcccctCCGTGTTGGCCCTCCCCTAGCTCCGCAGCCACCCTAGCTCCGGCATCGTCCCGACCCCGTAGCGCTGCCACCAGCACCACAAAACTCCTCCCTGTCATTCTCCCGCCCCGGACACGGTCGGCGCCCCAGACGCCATCAAGATACGTGCCGCTTCTCCGGTCATACACATTGCCCTCTATGTGTTCGACAAAATGTCTGAGCAGTTTTTTTGTTCTTTCATCGGCAAAACAATGGAttcgttggtttcgttggatgaTGAGTATTAGAACAAGGAGCTTGATGAATTCATTAAAAAAGGTTCATTGATTCACCATACTCGGA
This sequence is a window from Aegilops tauschii subsp. strangulata cultivar AL8/78 chromosome 7, Aet v6.0, whole genome shotgun sequence. Protein-coding genes within it:
- the LOC109785240 gene encoding probable histone H2AXa is translated as MAIAGSGRGKAKPAATAKSVSRSSKAGLQFPVGRVARYLKVGKYAQRVGAGAPVYLAAVLEYLAAETLELAGNAARDNKKNRIVPRHIQLAVRNDEELSRLLGSVTIAAGGVLPSIHTTLLPKKAGKGKGDIGSASQEF